The region caaaaattacatagttGGATAGTCtaaaaaaatgcaatttttATCGAGAAAAAAGGATGGTTCCGATTTTTCAAATGAGGATCTGAGGGGGAGAGTTTTACTTGCCATGCCCAAGAAACTCCCAACAAGAAGCAGCTTCCTTCCTAATCTATCCATCAGAATCATGGCAACAATAGATCCTGAGAAAGTGATAAAGGTGACGCGATGGTAATAGGAATAGCCGGAATATATTTGGTGCCACTACTTCACCTGATAAGTTTACAACTCCAATACATATGTTTCCACTATCAGAAGGCACTCCAGCACTCTTAAAAACAgttgaagaaaaaaagaatacaGCATTGATGCCCGATAGCTGCTGAAAGGCAAATAGGGCGGACCCAATGAACACCACTGCATGAAACATAAAAAAGACAACGGTGTTTACAATACAGGGGAGGGTTCAAGTGACagacacagagagagagagtatcGTGCTGATAGAAATTTACCTTTAAAATGGCGTCCATGGAGTAACTCTAAAAATTTAACAGCAGCCACCTCATCAGCTCTATTATCTGATTTTGACAATTCTGCCATTGCAGATTTAACATGTGCTGCTCCAAAAAGCCTGTCGAGTTCCTCTTCTGTTTGAGCAATTCTTCCTCTCTAagacaataaataaaaatataaacaagcaGAAGAAAGACAGTGAGCACAAGCCAAATGATAAGGACAATTGTACCGCACAAACGCAACTAGCAGGCAAAGTTAAAAGAGTTTAACTGGAACCACATCATTAAGCACCCAATTAGGCTATTCTCACTTTATGCAGAAGCATTACATTACACACCGAAACTTTTAGCAGTAACAAGCAAAAGGATGAAATCTAAACACCTTGTAAAGCCAGTGTGGAGACTCTGTAGAGAACTCCATCAAAAGAGCCAGCAAGGCAGCAGGAATAGTAGATACCCAAAAGCAAACTCTCCACCTGCAGGAACcatcattaaattaaaatgcTAAAGAATAGGCATGCTAGAAAATTTCTCACACAACACGGTGGAATTTTATTGCAAGAAACAGAATGCATTTGCTGCATCATAACCACTTGAAGTAACTAACTCATGCTGCCTTTTAAGCAGGAAACATTTCAAGGAATAAAGAGGAGGGGGGGGGGATTTAACTAAACTATTACATTCTTAAGTCATGCCGGTTACCAGCTAGTGTCATTTTTAGCAGGAATCCCGATGAGGAGAGCTGTCATAAGTCCAAGGCATGTTGCAATCTGGGTGAAACTCCCGTAGGTGCCCCTCACATGAGCTGGTGAAACCTGCATACGAAAGATGATGCATAGTTAAGGAACGGTTCTGAAGATGACAGGCAGTATCTAAGTATCTTCCGAATGCAAAGGGGAGTCACGTTGTCTGTACCTCTGACACATAGAGTGCTGCAACAGGAGGACCAAGACCCATACCAGTCCCGACAAAGAACCTCCCAAGAAGCATACCCTCCAGACTATTAGTTGTGGCACTGAGAGTATATTGCATTTAcaaattagaaataaaatatagcGGAGAACTGCATCAACTCAACACATAAAGGTGTCATTGCCTTAGTAGATTAAGTTTCTATACCTTCATCTTTACAAGATGAGATGGAAAAAAGAAAGTTCACCTCATGGAAGCACCAATAATCATTGGAAGAGCACATAATTGGAATGCTCTCCTACGACCAAGCCCATCGGATATCCATCCACTGAATAAAGAACCGAGAAGTGCACCAGCTAGACATGTACTCACTACCAAACCTGATCACCGTAAAGACTCATCAGAGGGGGATTTAACGGGCATAGCTGATAAAATCGCATTTACAATATAGGATGTGGGAGCACCTTCAGCCAGCGTACTGCCACTGAAGCCTAGTTCCACAGAGATGCTCTCCAATGTGTCATTAACGACCCTGAATAATGGCCCAGTATGTCAACAAATATGAAAAGGTCCTGGGAGAAAGACTTCAAAGAGATCACACAGACCCGAGATGATAGCCAAACAAGAACGATGAGATAGTTGCCACTAGAATATGTGGCAAAGGACGCTGCCATGAAGGATTGCTAATGTGACCACTTTGCGAGTGACCTGAAATTCCATGTGAGAGGGGAGTAAAACATTGTACATGCTTTTGTCACATAACCAACTACATGTTGACTACTCAATCAACATCAGTGATTATAAACTTATTACTATATCGTAAGAAGCTCATAAAAATGTAGTTTCTCTTGAACTACATGTCTTATCTATACTCAGTTAGCAATGCTTAAAATCACAGATACATAAATCTGTAAGAGACCATTCTATTAGCAAAAACATATGCCAAATTGCCAATCACAGATTGCTATAAAACAAACAGAATTCCGAATATTTGAAGTGGCTTACCTAGTAATCCTTCTCtatcataatcataatcataatcataatcataatcatagCCATTGAGATGTTCCTTTGACGATGTGCGCTTGTGCACCAACACAGTTTCACTGTGGCGCCCTCGCATACCTCAATTCTACTGTAGAGATCAAATTGGCCTCTGCTTGATAAAACAAATCATTATATCAAtgaaaatcaattaaaaatacGTTACACCTAATCACCTAACATTTCATGAAAGAAATCAATCACGCAACATAAAACTTAGAAAAGAAGgaatatcatttcaaaacctaacATTCTACTCGAACACTTTTTCGTCAGCTGATCAATATCCATCTCTTCATGAATCTCGAAACCGAAAACTTCAGATAGAATCGCATCAACAACTAAAGACAACGGATCATACATCCAACCGTAAACCTATACGAATACGCGTATCTGAAATATTACATCATATCAACAAATTGGCATGCAAATACAAATACTATTCCGAAATCAGCTCGATTACCTCGCACTGTTCGGCCGGTTGGCGGAGGAAATTGGGAATCAAGCGGCTGaatgatcgtgagtgaatccaGAAGAAGAGGGGGGAGAGTTAACGTGAATTTTCAGGTTATTGAGCGACAATGCGGTGGACAACAGCGCAgttggagagggagagaagggaGTGTAGTTTAACGAAGAAACAGAAATTATAGGAGAACTTGTTTAGCGTAATCCCACCTTTTATATTAAGCAtacctttttatttaattctataatgaatataaagttataaattttcatttttttgcaaTTATGTTATGGTATTCAATTGAAATTAATATTTCAAAACCAAATACTACATTTCGGAAAAATGGATTAAATTCGCAAGCCTTTCGAAATTAGggattaaattcgctgaccaTATTCAGAATATGGGATCGAGGCATgcgaaaatttagaaaaaaaaacaaaatcccttattctgaaaaattcgcatgcctcGATCCCATTTTCTGAAAGGTCTGCGAATTTAATCCCTAATTTCGAAAGGCTTgcaaatttaattcaattttttcaaaatcTCTAACAATGAAATCATGTTGTTTTATATATACCGTCATgttttaattaagccttaaaatATACTAATGACATCATTtggtggaaaataaaatatattataatcaatttttactTTAGCTTGaccattgaaaaaaaaatgaaaacttatAACCATATACTCCATTACTCCTATTATAGTTTTAAAAGTTATGCAActaaaatttatgatttaaacCCGACACCCGCGGAAGACTTCcggccttaatccgcaaacCTGGTCGAGCAGGATTAGTCGGATTCTGTCAAAGGCGTGTTCGGTACACCTATGGTTAaaccaagaaaaaaaattatgatttaaatgacaACTATTGTTAAAAATTACTGTAGtacaatataattttaatatttttctcaaattttcattttcttggctgtaagagcatccgcaacggtggcgctgctcgccaccgccgtccgcgccgctggtacggacgccacccgccgcagctgcgctcgcgccgctggcacgccgctggcatagccgttgggtttaaataattttttttttaaaaaaatcggttttaaattaaaaaaaccgataaaaaaaaaaaaaaattcatttcccaaaaaaattatatccgtttataaacgttttttcccactttttaaatttttttttagttttttttaccccaaaaatacacactttcatctataaataccctcaatttcactcccaaaaattcacatcaaactacataattctcatcatcattctctcatctccattctcatcttcaatctctcatatccattttcatcttcattctctcataccctacaacatcactatgtccggccaaggcgataaccctacgggctcccacggttggaaccccgaatggttcggttcacaaccgtttcctagtccggaaacggaatattcggccgttccgggtggctaccgtccatacccaatcgacgaccaaggtgcctccgaaggacgatacgggtggacaccggagcctaggccgaccgccccctcccaacctCCGCAAGCTCCTACTCGCGgcagcggtgtccgcacaccgtacacgccggcggagatggataaattgttcaaggcgtacttcgaaatctccgaagatgcggcggttggcacgaaccaatcgggcgatcacttttggtggcgcgtatctcgccggtacaatgcaaaccggccgccgggaacgatcgagcgcaacgagagtatggtgcgcaactgcatcggccgagccaacgatgaaattggcaagttcaatggctatttcctccaggagtcgcggaatgccgggagcggccggagcgaggtcgacatcatcactgcggcgctgagcacataccaatccatgaacggtaagtcgttcaagtacctcaacgtttggcaggaaacgcggttccacccgaggtatctgggaggcgtaacatgctcctctagcggctcctccaaacggtcaaggtcggtatccctatccgactccgcctcctaagaagtggctagccaactcgccggagctaacttgggtagcctcgacgccggaccaagcggttcccaacgccgaccgcaaggaaggaagaaggcggcggccgagcgccggcgctccgcgactccatcggcccccgcccccgaacccgcaccctatgttccacctccacccccgaacaactcgttgtgggcccttttggcccaactcaatatggccgataggtcaactatgacccccacgcaacttcaaacgcacgagggcaTGAtagtgggtctccaaaaacaattggggttgttgccgccggatgagtagtcttcctcgggtaatattagccaataattatgtaatttttaatttttagtattttaattatgtaatttttaatttttaggattttaattttgtcttttttattttatttgtattttgtaatatttattgtgattttttaatgaattttagtattatggaaatgtttatgtttaattgaatattaaattaattgtgctcgtctttgcggaagagcacagttgtggttgttgtgctcttaccagagagcaggcatgaatagtaccgcccgggcccacaaccgtgcctcTGGCAAAAGCatggttgtggatgctctaaaaactctggtgatttttttgtgtttttgaatatttttatggtTCGAAGAGATTCTTAATTTTCTAGTGTTTATTAATTTAAGTTTCCATCACAATGTAACACAATTAGTAAGTATATAAGCTAATGTGGAAATTTTGGTTATTACTACTACATTCTAAACAAAAGTATTATGTACCAATAATACAAATGACTTTCTCTATCAGGCCAATGTACATGAAAATGTGTGGCCCATAAACACCACTTTGCATTGTGAATAACTGAAGATTGAACacaattttctctttttttttgggttAAAAATTGGCAGATTCCGATTACAAAATAAACTACCCTGATCTATGATTCATCAACCAAATACTACTCCATCACGTCCACAGTGCAAGAGAAGAGAATTTGGCTGCTAACTTTCTGTCACATTACACATATAGGGAACACATTTTTCGATTTACTCATGAAACAGAAACAGAAACAGAGTAGGAGTATTACGTGTATTaacattcttttttatttttttgcataaGTAGCAAGGTAGTGAGAAGATAGAGAACGTCATCATATGCTTCTGTTtccatttttcaaaataaaaaatcaagtaCTCCTACTGATTAGCAACCATTAACAAAAATTTCTAATAGGCATTTTCATCACAAGAATCCCCAATCAAACCCCCCAAAAAACAGAGCGAAGTCAGAGCAAGTAATCCATCCCCACACTCCCACGAAATCAAATTCAACACAATAATCACCTAAAAACCACACTTCCTAAAATCAAGAATTTGTTAATGATTGCTAATCACCAAAAATTTCTATACTATTTAGCACTTTCATCACAAGAATTCCCAATCAACCCCCCAAAAATTCAAACCAAAATCAGAGCAACCAATCCATCACACATTCCCACAAAATCAAATTCAACACAATAATCACTTAAAATTGTACTCCGTAATTCCCCAAATAGCAATTACAAAAACAAACCCTTACAACCCACGATACAAAATTCAAACTTGGTTCAACTCCGACTCCAAAGGAATGCCGAGACCCTGCGGCGGCGCCCCCTCCTCGTCCGCCTTGGGCTTGAAGGAGGGGCGGGCGGGGACGGGGACGGCCCAGAAGGTCTTGT is a window of Salvia splendens isolate huo1 chromosome 3, SspV2, whole genome shotgun sequence DNA encoding:
- the LOC121795109 gene encoding probable plastidic glucose transporter 2, whose translation is MRGRHSETVLVHKRTSSKEHLNGYDYDYDYDYDYDREGLLGHSQSGHISNPSWQRPLPHILVATISSFLFGYHLGVVNDTLESISVELGFSGSTLAEGLVVSTCLAGALLGSLFSGWISDGLGRRRAFQLCALPMIIGASMSATTNSLEGMLLGRFFVGTGMGLGPPVAALYVSEVSPAHVRGTYGSFTQIATCLGLMTALLIGIPAKNDTSWWRVCFWVSTIPAALLALLMEFSTESPHWLYKRGRIAQTEEELDRLFGAAHVKSAMAELSKSDNRADEVAAVKFLELLHGRHFKVVFIGSALFAFQQLSGINAVFFFSSTVFKSAGVPSDSGNICIGVVNLSGSIVAMILMDRLGRKLLLVGSFLGMVVAMGLQVIAASDIMSASTNLYLSVGGMLLFVLTFSLGAGPVPGLLLSEILPSRIRAKAMAVCMSVHWVINFFVGLLFLNLLEMLGPQILYTIFGTFCLMATVFVKKNVIETKGKSLQEIEMALVPVD